Within the Pirellulales bacterium genome, the region TTTCTCAAACGTGCGCAGGAGACCGTCGCGGCGAAAAAGACCGATTGGAAAATCTATCAAGATTATCGCAAGATGCTCGACGAGCAACAGCTCGATGCCGTGATGATCGCCACGCCGGACCATGTGCGCACGCGCATCGCCATCCACGCCTGCCAGGCCGGCAAAGACGTCTATGCGGAAAAACCGCTCACGGCCTACATCGGCGAAGGCCGGGCATTGGTCAACGCGGCGCGAAAATACAACCGTGTCTTCCAGGTCGGCAGCCAGCAACGCACGATGGAGGTCAACCGCGTTGCCTGCGAATTCGTCCGCAACGGCGGACTCGGCAAAATCCAGAAAGTGCTCGGCATCAACTACACCGGCCCGCAACGCTACAGCGGCCTTCCGCGAGAGCAAGTTCCGGCCGGCGACGATTGGGACGTATGGTGCGGACCGACCGAACTCCGCCCTTTCAATTCGCAACTCCAATTCAGTTGGATGCGCTGGCGCGATTACTCGGGCGGCGAGATGACCAATTGGGGCGCCCACGGGCTCGACCAAATCCAATGGGCGCTGGGCGCCAGTGAAACCGGGCCGGTGGAAATCTGGCCGGTCTCGCCGGGCCCGAACGGCAAAGTTTCCTTGAAATATGCCAGCGGAGTGGTCGTATCTTTGGAGCTCGACAAGGGCCCTCAGGGCGGCGGCATCTTCATCGGCGAGCGCGGCAAGATCGAAATCAACCGCAATAAGTTCACGACCAATCCTCCCGGCTTGATCAAGGATGCGCCCACCGCCGCAAAGGCCGAGGCTTGGGAAGGGCCTGGCTGGATCGCCAAGCCGCACATTCAGAATTGGCTCGATTGCATCCGGAGCCGCGAAAAGCCCAATGCCGATGTCGAAATCGGACACCGTTCGATCAGCGTTTCGCATCTGGCCAACATCGCCCGTGAAATCGGTCGCAAGCTCCGCTGGAATCCAGACAAGGAACGGTTCGTCGACGATCCAGAAGCCGACAAATACTTGAATCGACCGCGGCGCAAGGGCTATGAACTGCCCGAAGCCTGATTGTCCAGTGTTGATGGTGCAACGCACAGCCGATCGGCAAGAGAACGGAATTCACGAGGACCTGCGATGAGCGGACGAGAAGGCGGGTTCACGCTCGTCGAACTTTTGGTGGTGATCACGATCATCGGAATTCTCGTTGGATTGCTGCTGCCAGCGGTGGAATCGGCACGCGACCAAGGGCGGCTGGTCCAGTGCCAGAATCACGTCAAGCAATTGGCGCTCGGGATGCTTTCGCACGAGGCGTCGAAAGGATTCCTGCCGACCGCAGGCTGGGGCTATATATGGACCGGCGATCCCGATCTCGGAACCGGATTGCAGCAGCCAGGCGGTTGGGCTTATTGCATTCTGCCCTATATCGATCAGGCGGCGCTAGCACAAATCGGCGCCGGGCTCGCATCCGGTAGCAACACTTCGCCCAAGGCCCTCGCCCTGCAGCAGCTTGTCGCCACACCGCTCGAAACCTTTTACTGCCCGGATCGCCGGCCTGTCGGGCTCTATACCTTCGGCAGCGGGTCGGGCCAAGTAAACTGTGCGAATCCTTCTCAGGTCATCCGGATCGATTATGCAGCCAACGGCGGCGACAGCAATCTTGTCGACGCAACCCAATCCCGACAGCCATCGAGCTACGCTCAAGGCGAGCAAGTTTCGTTCTGGGCCGGCTGCCCGCAGAATACCGGCGTGTGCTTGCAACATGCCGAACTGCACTTGGCCGCGATCACCGACGGACTCAGCAACACCTATCTGCTCGGCGAAAAGTATCTCAATCCAGACAGTTACACTTCGGGCACCGACAACGGCGACAACGAAAATGCTTACACCGGGCTGAATTGGGATCAGACGCGCACGACGGCGACCGGCCCCAACGGAAGTTCTTACAACTACCAACCGCCGCAACAAGACACCCCCGGCAACGGAAATTACTGGTGCTTCGGCAGTGCTCATCGCGGCGTGTTCGTAATGGCGATTTGCGACGGCTCAGTTCGAAAGTTCAGTTTCACGATCGATCCCGAAGTGCATCGCCGCCTCGGAAACCGCGCCGACGGCCTGCCGGTCACAACGCCCAGCCTCTAAATCGCTAGCTTGGCCGCTTGTGCCACTGGCTCTGCTGGTATTTTAGTGGATTTGGCCGCAACCAAAACTCACTCGCTAAAACACCGGCGGCTATACGATAAAAACACCTTCGTCGATCCCTACAAACAATTCGTGTGTTCGTGGCACAGAGCCACCGTGCGGCGGGACCGCGACCAACGTAGCAGGCACACTCCGTGTGCCGTCTGCGCTGCTCTGTGCGCAATCCGCCGCGATGCGCCGACGGCACAAGGCGTGTGCCTGCTACGATCGACGTCGTGCCGCGTTTCGAACAACCCTCCCGAAATATAGAGCCCGATCCTATGCTTCCGAATCGATTGCGTGTCGCCCTTCGCCTGATATTCGGCAGTTGCGTTGTGTGGGCGTGCCTTGCTGCGACGATTGCGCTCGCGGCCGACCCTGATGTCTTGGATGCAATCAAGCCGGGCGAGTGGTATGAGGTGCCGAATTCACATCTCGACGCGGTTGCTCCGAGCGACAAGGAATTTCCTTGGCTTAGAGGCAATGTCGGGGGCGTGATCGATTGCTGGGCGGGCGGGGCGTTCGACACGCAACGCGATCGGCTGTATATCGGGCCAGGGGGAGGTCATGCGGGCTACAACGGAAACGAAGTGTATGCTTTCGAACTGCACGATCTGCGGTGGCATCGGCTGACCGATCCCGACCCGGTGATTCCCGGCACCGAGTACACCGACCTTGAAAAATCTCCCTTCGCGATGCACACCTACGACGCCGTGGAATATCTGCCGCCGCCGGTGGATCGCTATGTCGTTATCGGAGGCTGGGGCACGCCGCGGGCCTACGCGCTCGATCCCGATCATCCCAAGCATTGGGAGGTTTATCCCGACCATCGGACGGGCCGCACAGGCGACTATTGCGCCTATGACCCCGTGAAGCAGCTTCTTTGGCTGAACACACCAATCACCAGCGGCAAGCTGAGCCAATGGAATCCGTTTTCGCACCAGTGGACGTTGCGTCTCCATGATTCGCCCGAACCCAGCTACTACGAAACGGCGGACATCGATTTCCGCCGGCATCTGCTCGTCGCATGCGGCCGCGGCAAATCGAAGATAACGCAGCTCAAGGATGTGCCTGCCGTGATGGAGTGCCGCACGGTCGAAACCAGCGGAGATCGCACGGCCGAGAAAATGGCGAGTCCCGGATTCTGCTACGTTCCGGCGCTCGACAAGTTCGTGGCATGGGCCGGCGGAGCGGATGTCTACACGCTCGATATCGACACCTTGCACTGGACCAGGCACGCCCCGGCGCCGACCAACCGGGTTTCGCCCGGACCGCAGCAGCAGTGGGGCACCTTCGGACGATTTCGCTACATTCCGTCGAGAAATCTGTTCATCGTCTGTAGCGGCGTGAAGCAGAACGTATTTCTTTACCGGCTCACCGCCGAGCGGCCAAATCCAATCGTGAGCGTCGTGGCGCGGGCCAGCCGAAAATCGATCGAACGGAGCATTCCAGCGACCCCGCTGGTCGTCGAAGCTGTCTATGCCGATGGAAGGCATGTCGACGTCACTCGCGATGCCAACTACCAATCTCTCGATCCGAACGTCGCCTCGGTCGAGCCGCGCGGCGGCGGGATTGTCGTCGGCCGCTCGCTCGGCACGACACAAATCCGTGCGACGTACTGCGATCCAGCTTACAAGCGTGGCTTTTCCAGCGGAGCGGAAATTGGGGTCGACAAGGTGTCGCCCGCGCCGACATTGCAATCGCTAAAATGCGACGCCGCCCGGCTAACGATGGTTCCGGGCGAGTCGTTTCAACTCCTGGCTGCCGGCCGCTACTCGCGCGCCAGCGATCATTTCAAGCAAGATGAAACGGCCGCCGCGACTTGGTCGAGCGATTCGCCGGAAGTTGTTTCGGTCGCGCGCGGGCTGGTGCGCGCGATCAAGTCCGGCGCTACGGTCGACGTGCGAGTCGCGCTCGATCGCAGGTCGGCAGTAGTGAAAGTCGATGTTACCGATAAGCCACAGATTCGGCGGATCAGTTTCCAGGTAAAAGAGACTCCGGTTCGACCGGGTTGGCTTGCCGAAACCGGCCAGAAATTCAGCGACCATCGCGGGTATGGCTGGCTCGACAATCATGATATTTCGGCGCGCGACGACCGTGCGAGCGCCCACCATCCGATGCTGATGCACTTCAACACCGTGCTTGAGAAGGCCTACAAGGTGAGAGTGCCGCGTGGCGACTACACGGTTCGCATCGCGATGGGCGACGCCGACTACGGCAAAGTGCCCTTCGAAGGTTGGACCGCGCTTGGCGATCGGCGGCTGATCTATTACGAGGGGCGCGATAATTCGATCGCCACGCGGCGCGTGTCGGCCGGCGACGATGGGCTCGTTTTTACCGTCAATGGCCCGATCAACTATCTGATCGTCGTGCCGCTCGGCATCGACATCGAAAAACATGCCGACGATGGCCCCGAGCCTCGCTAGTCTTCGAGGATTGTCGAAAACGCTTTGTTCCGTCGATTCGGAAGGCTTCCATGCTCCTTTCTACGCGGCTGCAGCATCCTCAGAAGCCTCATCCAATTTGCGCAGCGAATCGTAGATCGGCGGGTTGCCGAGTAGTTCGGGAACGCAATAAGCCGTCACCGAGGCGGCCATCATTGGCAAAATCAGCGTCCAAGAGCCCGTCATTTCCAACAGCAGCACGACGCCGGTGAGTGGGGAGCGCACGATCGCCGTGAAGCAGGCAGCCATGGCAACAATCGCATAGGGGGCCGGCAAGACGGAGGCATGCGTGACTGCGGCAGTGCCGGTGGCGAAGAGATTTCCCAGCACCGCCCCGAGGGCCAACAGCGGCGCAAAGATTCCGCCCGGCGCGCCGCAGCCGTAGGAGGCCATCGTCAGTAAAAATCGCAACAGCAATAATGCGATGGCCGTTCGGCAGACAAACGCTCCGACAATCGCATGCTGCGCCAGTTCCTCGCCGCCGCCGACGGCAATGGGGCTGTACCAGGCAAGCAATCCCGCCCCGGCGCCGACGATTGCGCCGGTGGCGCCCTTCGGCCAATTGCGGGACCGCTTAAACAATCGCAGCGAAGAGATCAAGCCGACGTTGAACAACACGCCGAGAACTCCGGCCGCCAGCCCCAGTATCAGGTATTCCGGCAAGACCATGGCTGGAGTCATGCCCAACGGATTGACGTTAAAATCGGTCGCTCCGCCGATCCACGCGCTGGGCGCGGCCCGCAGCACGACGGTGCCCGTGATGCACGCGATCAGTGATGCACTGAACACCCGGGCCGAGAAGCGGTGCAACAGTTCCTCCATGACAAACAGCGATGCCGCCAACGGTGCGTTGAACGCGACGGCAAGACCGGCGCCGGCGCCGGCGGCGATAAGCGTCCAGGGCTCGGGGATGAACCGGCGGAGCATGTCGCTGACGAGCCGGCCGATCGTGCCGCCCATTTGCACCGTTGGCCCTTCGCGCCCCAGCGCCATGCCGCTACCGATGCTCAGCGAGCCGCCGAGAAATTTGACCGGCAGGATCAGACTTTCGGCTGGCCGCAAATGGGCGCGAAGCACCGCTTCGATGCGTGGGATGCCGCTGCCCGCGGTGTGGGGCGCCAACCTCCGCGTCAGCCATAGCCCAAGCCCGCCCCCCGCTGCGCAGACGCACATTGGCAGCAGCCAACTCAGCGACGGCAGTTGGGCGGCGGAAAACGCGAGCAATTCGAGCCGGAAGCCGGCTGCCCACACCAAGGTCGCGCGGAATGCCGCCCCCACCACTCCCGCCAGGGCGCCGACCACTGCCGCCACGACCATCAGCGTCAGCCATTGGAGCGGCTGGCTCGGTAACGCGTCGTCGGACTCGGAGGCCGGCACCGCCAGCTTTTCCATCGCGGCGGCGGCTGGTCGCGGCGGCCCAACGCCAGCCGGCTCGCTGGGCGGCGGTTTTGCAGACGAAACCGCCTGAGGATCGTCAGAATGATCGGCAGCTGGAGACCGCGGTTCCGGCATCGGCGTAAAGCCCTATTTGGATTTGCTCGGCAATTACTTCGGGGTGTGGCACTGGCAATCGCAGCCTGCCGGTGTCGAACCGCCCCACGGCGTCCCACTGGCAGACTGCGCTTTGCCAGTGGCACACGCCGACCGTGGCACACGCCGCCACTCGTTTATCGCGCCGCGGCGTGTGGTTCCGAACTGCCGGGCCCCGGCGGTGGACCGAGCGGTTGCGGCGGCGTGGGGGGCGGCGTGAGCGATTGCGGTGCGAGCGGCTTGGTGCCCGGCAGCTTTGCCTCCGGCGGAATTGGTTCGGCCGGCTCGCCGATCATGCGTTTGAACGTTTCGGCGTCCAAGGTTTCGCTTTTCAAGAGTTCTTGCGCGACCGACTCCAATTGGTCGCGGTGGGTGGTAAGAATTTCTTTGGCGTCGGTGTAGCGCTCGTCCAGCATCCGCTTTACTTCGTCGTCGATCTTGCGAGCGGTGTCTTCACTGCAATCACGCTGCAACGAGCCATCTTGGCCCGGCAGAAACATCGGCCGATGCTCGGCGCAATGCACCAGCCCGACCGATTTCGACATGCCATACATGCAGACCATCTGCCGGGCCAAGGAGGTCGCCCGTTCCAAATCGTTTTCCGCTCCGGTGCTGACTTCGCCGAAGCAGATTTCCTCGGCAGCGCGGCCGCCGAGCATTCCCTTGATGCGATCCACGAGCGCGGTTTGCGTCATCAGAAAACGATCTTCGGTGGGTAGCTGCAACGTGTAGCCGAGCGCTGCCCGGCCGCGCGGCACGATGCTGATCTTGTGGACGGGGTCGGCATATTTGCTGTAGGCGCCGACCAGGGCGTGGCCCGTTTCGTGGTAGGCGACGCGGCGTTTTTCTTCGTCGTTGAGCCGGCGGCTTTTGCGCTCCGGGCCGGCCACGACTTTTTCGACTGCGTCGTCGAGATCTTTTTGCGTGATCTGCTTTTCCCGATTTCTTGCCGCCAGCAGCGCGGCTTCGTTGATCGCGTTGGCCAGATCGGCGCCGGAAAAGCCGGGGGTGCCTTGCGCGATCGTCCGCAGACTGACATGCTCCGCCAGCGGCAATCCGCGCGAGTGGACCTTCAAGATCGCCTCGCGGCCGTCGAGATCGGGCAGATCGACGATCACTTGCCGGTCGAACCGTCCGGGGCGCAACAGCGCATGATCGAGCACTTCCGGCCGGTTGGTTGCCGCCAGCAAGATCACGCCGACATTGGCCTCGAAGCCATCCATCTCGACGAGCAATTGATTGAGCGTCTGCTCGCGTTCGTCGTTCACCGCGCCGACGTGCACGCTGCGCTCGCGGCCGATCGCATCAAGTTCGTCGATGAAGATGATGCAGGGCGCTTGCGCTTTGGCCTGCACGAACAGATCGCGGACTCGCGAAGCTCCGACGCCGACAAACATCTCGACGAAATCGCTGCCACTGATCGAGAAAAACGGCACGTGGGCTTCGCCCGCCACGGCCCGGGCGAGCAATGTCTTGCCGGTTCCGGGCGGGCCGACCAAGAGCACCCCCTTGGGGATTTTGGCCCCGAGTGCCGAGTATCGCGACGGATTTTTCAGAAAATCGACCACCTCTTCCAGTTCGAATTTGGCTTCGTCGCAGCCGGCGACGTCGTTGAACGTCACGCCGGTGTCGGTGTCGGCGATCAGCCGGGCGTTGCTCTTGCCGATTCGCATGACGGCCTGTCCCGCGCCCGCCATCCGTCGCGACAAAAAGATCCAAAACAAGAACAAAAGGCCGATTGGCAGAATCCAGGAGACGAATAGCGTCGAAAGAAATCCGGGGCGAACGCCTTTGAATTTCACACCCTGGGCCTCGAGCTGATCGACCAATTGCGGATCTTCGACGCGGACGGTGCGAAAGTCGAACGGTTCGGTTTCAGTTTTTTCCTCGGCTTTGCTCGTTTCGGGCGTTTTGGCTTTCTCGTTGGGCGGGGAAGAACTCGCGGCGGGCGATGCCGGCGGGCTCTTGGCCGGGGCGTCCCGCGCCGCGCCGCCCGGGGTGCTGGCAGGTGCCTTTTCGGTGGGAACTTGTGGCTGCTGGTTCGCCCGCTTGGGGTCAATGCGGCCGTCGATTTCAGTTTCTTGAATACTGCATTGGGCGACTTCCCCGTTGGCGAGATACGATTTGAACGTGCTGTATTCGATCGTGCGAATCGTGGCTGCACTGTACATGTCTTGCCATACCCAGAGCATCAGCAACGACACGACGATATAGCCCACCATCGGCCCCCATGCCGCCGGCGACCGCATGTCGGGCGGTTTTTTGGGGCCGGGCGACCTGGAGTTCGGCGGCCCGGAATTCGGCGCGTTCGGCGGACCCGAATTCGGCGGACTCGGCGGACCGGGGTTCGGCGCTTGCGGCATAATGGCTCCTCAAGCTATGGGGAAAACGAAGCGACAATCGCTCCACGGAAAACGCGCAATCCGTCCGATGGAGCAAATCCGATGCCGGCAATTCTAAGCGACCGCGGCCCGAAAAACATCGAGCCCGCAGCGCGAGCAAGGAAAGCGTCGTTTCTTTCTTGCTTGCGCTGCGGGCTCGGGCGGCCGGTTTCAGGACGCAAACTGCAATTGCATACCGCTTCGATCCGGCCGCGTCACTTTTCGTCCGGCTCTTCCAGATACGTGTATCCGCCCAGCCCTTCTTCATAGAACTTCAGAAAGCGGCCCGCTTGCTCATAGCCGATCCGACCATCGCGGACTGCCATTTCCACCGCGTCGCGCAATTTGCGCACCAACACGTTTGGATCGAATTCCACGTAATCGAGCACCTCGCGCACGGTGTCGCCCTTGATCACCGCTTCGAGCACCACCTGGCCATTCTCATCCTGGCTGATGTGCACCGCATTGGTGTCGCCGTAGAGATTATGAAGATCGCCGAGGATTTCTTGATACGCCCCGATCAGAAAGGCGCCGAGATAATACGGCTTGCCTTCATAGGGATGCAGCGGAAGCGTGCGCTTCACGTCGCGGCGATCGATGAATTGATCGATCTTGCCGTCGGAATCGCACGTGATGTCGCCCAACACCGCGTTGCGCGTCGGCCGCTGCTTGAGCCGATGGATCGGCAACACGGGGAACAACTGCTTGATCGCCCAACTGTCGGGAATCGATTGGAACAGCGAAAAATTGCAGAAATACGTGTCGGAAAGAAACGAATCCAAGCCCTCCAATTCCTCGGGCATGAACTCCAGATGCTTTGCCAGCCGGCGAATCTTGTGGCAGATCGCGAAGTACAAATTTTCGACGCTGCTCCGCTGATCGAGCGGCAAATAGCC harbors:
- a CDS encoding DUF1559 domain-containing protein; this encodes MSGREGGFTLVELLVVITIIGILVGLLLPAVESARDQGRLVQCQNHVKQLALGMLSHEASKGFLPTAGWGYIWTGDPDLGTGLQQPGGWAYCILPYIDQAALAQIGAGLASGSNTSPKALALQQLVATPLETFYCPDRRPVGLYTFGSGSGQVNCANPSQVIRIDYAANGGDSNLVDATQSRQPSSYAQGEQVSFWAGCPQNTGVCLQHAELHLAAITDGLSNTYLLGEKYLNPDSYTSGTDNGDNENAYTGLNWDQTRTTATGPNGSSYNYQPPQQDTPGNGNYWCFGSAHRGVFVMAICDGSVRKFSFTIDPEVHRRLGNRADGLPVTTPSL
- the ftsH gene encoding ATP-dependent zinc metalloprotease FtsH; this encodes MPQAPNPGPPSPPNSGPPNAPNSGPPNSRSPGPKKPPDMRSPAAWGPMVGYIVVSLLMLWVWQDMYSAATIRTIEYSTFKSYLANGEVAQCSIQETEIDGRIDPKRANQQPQVPTEKAPASTPGGAARDAPAKSPPASPAASSSPPNEKAKTPETSKAEEKTETEPFDFRTVRVEDPQLVDQLEAQGVKFKGVRPGFLSTLFVSWILPIGLLFLFWIFLSRRMAGAGQAVMRIGKSNARLIADTDTGVTFNDVAGCDEAKFELEEVVDFLKNPSRYSALGAKIPKGVLLVGPPGTGKTLLARAVAGEAHVPFFSISGSDFVEMFVGVGASRVRDLFVQAKAQAPCIIFIDELDAIGRERSVHVGAVNDEREQTLNQLLVEMDGFEANVGVILLAATNRPEVLDHALLRPGRFDRQVIVDLPDLDGREAILKVHSRGLPLAEHVSLRTIAQGTPGFSGADLANAINEAALLAARNREKQITQKDLDDAVEKVVAGPERKSRRLNDEEKRRVAYHETGHALVGAYSKYADPVHKISIVPRGRAALGYTLQLPTEDRFLMTQTALVDRIKGMLGGRAAEEICFGEVSTGAENDLERATSLARQMVCMYGMSKSVGLVHCAEHRPMFLPGQDGSLQRDCSEDTARKIDDEVKRMLDERYTDAKEILTTHRDQLESVAQELLKSETLDAETFKRMIGEPAEPIPPEAKLPGTKPLAPQSLTPPPTPPQPLGPPPGPGSSEPHAAAR
- the clcA gene encoding H(+)/Cl(-) exchange transporter ClcA; translation: MPEPRSPAADHSDDPQAVSSAKPPPSEPAGVGPPRPAAAAMEKLAVPASESDDALPSQPLQWLTLMVVAAVVGALAGVVGAAFRATLVWAAGFRLELLAFSAAQLPSLSWLLPMCVCAAGGGLGLWLTRRLAPHTAGSGIPRIEAVLRAHLRPAESLILPVKFLGGSLSIGSGMALGREGPTVQMGGTIGRLVSDMLRRFIPEPWTLIAAGAGAGLAVAFNAPLAASLFVMEELLHRFSARVFSASLIACITGTVVLRAAPSAWIGGATDFNVNPLGMTPAMVLPEYLILGLAAGVLGVLFNVGLISSLRLFKRSRNWPKGATGAIVGAGAGLLAWYSPIAVGGGEELAQHAIVGAFVCRTAIALLLLRFLLTMASYGCGAPGGIFAPLLALGAVLGNLFATGTAAVTHASVLPAPYAIVAMAACFTAIVRSPLTGVVLLLEMTGSWTLILPMMAASVTAYCVPELLGNPPIYDSLRKLDEASEDAAAA
- a CDS encoding Gfo/Idh/MocA family oxidoreductase yields the protein MPTSKVSRRKVLGYAASGVALPYLIPSGVLASPGKPGANDRVVIGFIGTGHRANQLMDQVPAGGKIVAIADCFLKRAQETVAAKKTDWKIYQDYRKMLDEQQLDAVMIATPDHVRTRIAIHACQAGKDVYAEKPLTAYIGEGRALVNAARKYNRVFQVGSQQRTMEVNRVACEFVRNGGLGKIQKVLGINYTGPQRYSGLPREQVPAGDDWDVWCGPTELRPFNSQLQFSWMRWRDYSGGEMTNWGAHGLDQIQWALGASETGPVEIWPVSPGPNGKVSLKYASGVVVSLELDKGPQGGGIFIGERGKIEINRNKFTTNPPGLIKDAPTAAKAEAWEGPGWIAKPHIQNWLDCIRSREKPNADVEIGHRSISVSHLANIAREIGRKLRWNPDKERFVDDPEADKYLNRPRRKGYELPEA